A single Columba livia isolate bColLiv1 breed racing homer chromosome 22, bColLiv1.pat.W.v2, whole genome shotgun sequence DNA region contains:
- the CCND3 gene encoding G1/S-specific cyclin-D3 isoform X2, whose protein sequence is MNYVDRYLSSVSMRKSHLQLLGAVCMLLASKLRETMPLTVEKLCIYTDNSITPQQLLDWEVLVLEQLKWDLVSVIANDFLAHILHRLPLPKDKMELVKKHAQTFIALCATDHTFAMYPPSMIATGSIGAAIHGLTISVNDFSGEAVTELLASITGTEVDCLKACQEKIEAALAESLKQASQSQQEYSAAKTAAYPASQPTSTPTDVTDVNL, encoded by the exons ATGAATTACGTGGATCGCTACCTGTCGTCGGTCTCCATGCGGAAAAgccacctgcagctgctgggagcgGTCTGCATGCTCCTGGCGTCCAAGCTGCGCGAAACCATGCCCCTGACCGTGGAGAAGCTCTGCATCTACACAGACAACTCCATCACGCCGCAGCAGCTCCTG GACTGGGAGGTTCTCGTCCTGGAGCAGCTAAAGTGGGACCTGGTCTCGGTGATAGCAAATGATTTCTTGGCTCACATCCTCCATCGCCTCCCGCTGCCGAAGGACAAGATGGAGCTGGTGAAGAAACACGCGCAGACCTTTATCGCACTGTGTGCCACGG ACCACACTTTTGCCATGTACCCCCCCTCCATGATCGCGACGGGCAGCATCGGGGCAGCGATCCACGGCCTGACGATCTCTGTGAACGATTTCAGTGGCGAGGCCGTCACCGAGCTGCTGGCCAGCATCACGGGCACGGAGGTG GACTGCCTGAAGGCCTGTCAGGAGAAGATCGAGGCGGCCTTAGCCGAGAGCCTGAAGCAGGCGTCCCAAAGCCAACAGGAATACAGCGCCGCCAAGACTGCTGCTTACCCGGCCAGCCagcccaccagcacccccacagACGTCACGGACGTCAACCTGTGA
- the MED20 gene encoding mediator of RNA polymerase II transcription subunit 20 isoform X2: protein MGVTCVAQVPVAEGKSVQQTVELLTRKLELLGAEKQGTFCVDCETYHTAASTIGSQGCVLLLRGCFALFENGPCLIADANFDILMVKLKGFFQNAKANKIESRGTRYQYCDFLVKVGTVTMGPSARGISVEVEYGPCVIANDCWNLLMEFMQSFMGSHAPGVPSVFGTKHDSVYGPADTMVQYMELFNKIRKQQQVPVAGIR, encoded by the exons ATGGGGGTGACCTG CGTGGCGCAGGTGCCGGTGGCTGAGGGGAAGAGCGTCCAGCAGACGGTGGAGCTGCTGACGCGGaaactggagctgctgggggcCGAGAAGCAGGGGACGTTCTGCGTGGACTGCGAGACCTACCACACCGCCGCCTCCACCATCGGCAGCCAAG GCTGCGTTTTGCTCTTGAgagg CTGCTTCGCCCTCTTTGAGAACGGCCCCTGCCTCATCGCGGACGCCAACTTCGATATCCTGATGGTGAAGCTGAAAGGGTTTTTCCAGAACGCCAAGGCCAACAAGATTGAGAGCCGGGGCACCCGCTACCAGTACTGCGACTTCTTGGTGAAGGTGGGCACGGTCACCATGGGGCCCAGTGCCCGCGGGATATCTGTGGAG GTGGAGTACGGCCCCTGCGTGATCGCCAACGACTGCTGGAACCTGCTCATGGAGTTCATGCAGAGCTTCATGGGCAGCCACGCTCCCGGCGTCCCCTCCGTGTTTGGCACCAAGCACGACAGCGTCTACGGCCCCGCGGACACCATGGTTCAGTACATGGAGCTCTTCAACAAGATCCgcaagcagcagcaggtgccCGTGGCCGGGATCAGGTGA
- the MED20 gene encoding mediator of RNA polymerase II transcription subunit 20 isoform X3 — MGVTCVAQVPVAEGKSVQQTVELLTRKLELLGAEKQGTFCVDCETYHTAASTIGSQGQTGKLMYVMHNSEYPLSCFALFENGPCLIADANFDILMVKLKGFFQNAKANKIESRGTRYQYCDFLVKVEYGPCVIANDCWNLLMEFMQSFMGSHAPGVPSVFGTKHDSVYGPADTMVQYMELFNKIRKQQQVPVAGIR; from the exons ATGGGGGTGACCTG CGTGGCGCAGGTGCCGGTGGCTGAGGGGAAGAGCGTCCAGCAGACGGTGGAGCTGCTGACGCGGaaactggagctgctgggggcCGAGAAGCAGGGGACGTTCTGCGTGGACTGCGAGACCTACCACACCGCCGCCTCCACCATCGGCAGCCAAG GGCAGACAGGGAAGCTGATGTACGTGATGCACAACTCCGAATATCCCCTCAGCTGCTTCGCCCTCTTTGAGAACGGCCCCTGCCTCATCGCGGACGCCAACTTCGATATCCTGATGGTGAAGCTGAAAGGGTTTTTCCAGAACGCCAAGGCCAACAAGATTGAGAGCCGGGGCACCCGCTACCAGTACTGCGACTTCTTGGTGAAG GTGGAGTACGGCCCCTGCGTGATCGCCAACGACTGCTGGAACCTGCTCATGGAGTTCATGCAGAGCTTCATGGGCAGCCACGCTCCCGGCGTCCCCTCCGTGTTTGGCACCAAGCACGACAGCGTCTACGGCCCCGCGGACACCATGGTTCAGTACATGGAGCTCTTCAACAAGATCCgcaagcagcagcaggtgccCGTGGCCGGGATCAGGTGA
- the BYSL gene encoding bystin yields MPKARRARGSGPGSGSGPGPVLPLAEQILQDAAPRLTARGKRRGGPEEADGGGEAYVEPRLSRRILEQARRQQEELEAEHGPGEPAGPRQRSTALGPALGGSDSEDDEWPSLEKAALAAGRSGEDGGEVAVDPEDEAAIEMFMNKNPPLRRTLADVIMEKITEKQTEVETALSELSGCPMAQLDPRVLEVYRGVREVLSKYRSGKLPKAFKIIPALSKWEQILYITEPETWTAAAMYQATRIFSSNLKERMAQRFYNLVLLPRVRDDIAEYKRLNFHLYMALKKALFKPAAWFKGILIPLCESGTCTLREAIIIGSILTKCSIPVLHSSAAMLKIAEMQYSGANSIFLRLLIDKKYALPFRVVDALVFHFLAFRTDQRELPVLWHQSFLAFAQRYKEDLSSEQKEALLELLKFHSHPQISPEIRRELVNSKTRDVEGQQPAAVE; encoded by the exons ATGCCCAAGGcccggcgggcgcggggctCTGGCCCCGGCTCCGGCTCCGGCCCCGGGCCGGTGCTGCCGCTGGCCGAGCAGATCCTGCAGGACGCGGCCCCGCGGCTCACGGCGCGGGGGAAGCGGCGCGGCGGCCCCGAGGAGGCGGACGGCGGCGGGGAGGCCTATGTGGAGCCGCGGCTGTCCCGGCGCATCCTGGAGCAGGCGCGGcggcagcaggaggagctggaggccgAGCACGGGCCCGGCGAGCCCGCGGGCCCCAGGCAGCGCAGCACGGCGCTGG GCCCGGCGCTGGGCGGCTCGGACTCGGAGGACGATGAGTGGCCCTCGCTGGAGAAGGCGGCGCTGGCAGCAGGACGGAGCGGGGAGGACGGCGGGGAGGTGGCCGTGGACCCCGAGGACGAGGCGGCCATCGAGATGTTCATGAACAAGAACCCGCCGCTGAG GCGCACGCTGGCCGACGTCATCATGGAGAAGATCACGGAGAAGCAGACGGAGGTGGAGACGGCGCTGTCGGAGCTGTCGGGCTGCCCCATGGCCCAGCTGGATCCGCGTGTCCTGGAGGTCTACAGGGGCGTCAGGGAG GTGCTGTCCAAATACAGGAGCGGGAAACTCCCCAAGGCGTTTAAAATCATTCCTGCCCTGTCCAAGTGGGAGCAGATCCTCTACATCACGGAGCCGGAGACGTGGACAGCAGCTGCCATGTACCAAGCCACCAG gATATTTTCATCCAACCTGAAAGAGAGGATGGCGCAGCGGTTCTACAACCTGGTGCTGCTGCCGCGGGTCAGGGACGACATCGCCGAGTACAAGCGCCTCAATTTCCACCTCTACATGGCTCTGAAGAAGGCGCTGTTCAAGCCGGCAGCCTGGTTCAAAG GGATCCTCATCCCCCTGTGCGAGTCGGGGACCTGCACGCTGCGGGAGGCCATCATCATCGGCAGCATCCTCACCAAGTGCTCCATCCCTGTCCTGCACTCCAG CGCGGCCATGCTGAAGATCGCCGAGATGCAGTACAGCGGTGCCAACAGCATCTTCCTGCGGCTGCTCATCGACAAGAAGTACGCGCTGCCCTTCCGCGTGGTGGACGCCCTCGTCTTCCACTTCCTGGCCTTCCGCACGGACCAGCGGGAGCTGCCCGTGCTGTGGCACCAGAGCTTCCTGGCCTTCGCCCAGCGCTACAAGGAGGACCTGTCCTCGGAGCAGAAGGAGGCTTTGCTGGAGCTGCTCAAGTTCCACAGCCACCCGCAGATCTCGCCGGAGATCCGCAGGGAGCTGGTGAACTCCAAGACGCGGGATGTGGAGGGGCAGCAGCCGGCGGCCGTGGAGTGA
- the CCND3 gene encoding G1/S-specific cyclin-D3 isoform X1 gives MELLCVEAVPRVPRAGRDPQLLGDRRVLQNLLSQEERYSPNVSYFHCVQREIKPYMRKMLAFWMLEVCEEQKCEEEVFPLAMNYVDRYLSSVSMRKSHLQLLGAVCMLLASKLRETMPLTVEKLCIYTDNSITPQQLLDWEVLVLEQLKWDLVSVIANDFLAHILHRLPLPKDKMELVKKHAQTFIALCATDHTFAMYPPSMIATGSIGAAIHGLTISVNDFSGEAVTELLASITGTEVDCLKACQEKIEAALAESLKQASQSQQEYSAAKTAAYPASQPTSTPTDVTDVNL, from the exons ATGGAGCTGCTGTGCGTGGAAGCCGTCCCCCGTGTGCCCCGCGCCGGGCGCGACCCGCAGCTGCTGGGGGACCGGCGGGTGCTGCAGAACCTGCTGAGCCAGGAGGAGCGTTACAGCCCCAACGTCTCCTACTTCCACTGCGTGCAGCGGGAGATCAAGCCCTACATGCGGAAGATGCTGGCTTTCTGGATGCTGGAG GTGTGCGAGGAGCAGAAGTGCGAAGAAGAGGTCTTCCCCTTGGCCATGAATTACGTGGATCGCTACCTGTCGTCGGTCTCCATGCGGAAAAgccacctgcagctgctgggagcgGTCTGCATGCTCCTGGCGTCCAAGCTGCGCGAAACCATGCCCCTGACCGTGGAGAAGCTCTGCATCTACACAGACAACTCCATCACGCCGCAGCAGCTCCTG GACTGGGAGGTTCTCGTCCTGGAGCAGCTAAAGTGGGACCTGGTCTCGGTGATAGCAAATGATTTCTTGGCTCACATCCTCCATCGCCTCCCGCTGCCGAAGGACAAGATGGAGCTGGTGAAGAAACACGCGCAGACCTTTATCGCACTGTGTGCCACGG ACCACACTTTTGCCATGTACCCCCCCTCCATGATCGCGACGGGCAGCATCGGGGCAGCGATCCACGGCCTGACGATCTCTGTGAACGATTTCAGTGGCGAGGCCGTCACCGAGCTGCTGGCCAGCATCACGGGCACGGAGGTG GACTGCCTGAAGGCCTGTCAGGAGAAGATCGAGGCGGCCTTAGCCGAGAGCCTGAAGCAGGCGTCCCAAAGCCAACAGGAATACAGCGCCGCCAAGACTGCTGCTTACCCGGCCAGCCagcccaccagcacccccacagACGTCACGGACGTCAACCTGTGA
- the MED20 gene encoding mediator of RNA polymerase II transcription subunit 20 isoform X1, translating into MGVTCVAQVPVAEGKSVQQTVELLTRKLELLGAEKQGTFCVDCETYHTAASTIGSQGQTGKLMYVMHNSEYPLSCFALFENGPCLIADANFDILMVKLKGFFQNAKANKIESRGTRYQYCDFLVKVGTVTMGPSARGISVEVEYGPCVIANDCWNLLMEFMQSFMGSHAPGVPSVFGTKHDSVYGPADTMVQYMELFNKIRKQQQVPVAGIR; encoded by the exons ATGGGGGTGACCTG CGTGGCGCAGGTGCCGGTGGCTGAGGGGAAGAGCGTCCAGCAGACGGTGGAGCTGCTGACGCGGaaactggagctgctgggggcCGAGAAGCAGGGGACGTTCTGCGTGGACTGCGAGACCTACCACACCGCCGCCTCCACCATCGGCAGCCAAG GGCAGACAGGGAAGCTGATGTACGTGATGCACAACTCCGAATATCCCCTCAGCTGCTTCGCCCTCTTTGAGAACGGCCCCTGCCTCATCGCGGACGCCAACTTCGATATCCTGATGGTGAAGCTGAAAGGGTTTTTCCAGAACGCCAAGGCCAACAAGATTGAGAGCCGGGGCACCCGCTACCAGTACTGCGACTTCTTGGTGAAGGTGGGCACGGTCACCATGGGGCCCAGTGCCCGCGGGATATCTGTGGAG GTGGAGTACGGCCCCTGCGTGATCGCCAACGACTGCTGGAACCTGCTCATGGAGTTCATGCAGAGCTTCATGGGCAGCCACGCTCCCGGCGTCCCCTCCGTGTTTGGCACCAAGCACGACAGCGTCTACGGCCCCGCGGACACCATGGTTCAGTACATGGAGCTCTTCAACAAGATCCgcaagcagcagcaggtgccCGTGGCCGGGATCAGGTGA